The Papaver somniferum cultivar HN1 chromosome 3, ASM357369v1, whole genome shotgun sequence genome includes a region encoding these proteins:
- the LOC113356580 gene encoding thiamine biosynthetic bifunctional enzyme TH1, chloroplastic-like gives MAFSCTLSHPLFSKIRCVSVSASSRVAVAMSSNSVSIEDKCSKQKIPHVLSVAGSDSGGGAGIQADLKTCGARGVYCSTVITAVTAQNTIGVQGVNLVPEEFVAEQLRSVLTDMQVDVVKTGMLPSIGVVKVLCRVLKEYKVQALVVDPVMASTSGDVLANSSILAGLWEELLPMADIVTPNLKEASALLGGVKLTTIADMHSAAKSIHDFGPRHVLVKGGDLPASLDAVDVLFDGINFHEFRASRIQTRNTHGTGCTLASCIAAELAKGSPMLQAVQVAKNYVETALNYSKDITIGSGPQGPFDHLLKLKHNFSSSSRRRGFSPDDLLLYAVTDSGMNKRWGRSIPDAVKAAIEGGATIIQLREKEADTREFVELAKASLEICRSHGVPLLINDRVDVALASDADGVHVGQSDMSPRVVRSLLGPDKIIGVSCKTPEQALQAWSDTADYIGSGGVFPTSTKANNRTIGLDGLKTVCLGSKLPVVAIGGIGIGNAGSVMEIGVPNLKGVAVVSALFDRECVTTETRKLHSVLTDVLSTQASK, from the exons ATGGCTTTCTCGTGTACCCTTTCTCATCCCCTCTTTTCCAAG ATTCGTTGTGTATCGGTATCAGCTAGTAGTCGAGTAGCAGTTGCAATGTCAAGTAATTCAGTTTCGATCGAAGACAAATGTTCTAAACAGAAAATTCCGCATGTGTTAAGTGTTGCTGGTTCAGATtctggtggtggtgctggaattCAAGCGGACCTTAAAACTTGCGGAGCTCGTGGTGTTTATTGTTCTACTGTTATAACTGCGGTTACTGCACAGAACACAATTGGGGTTCAG GGAGTTAACCTTGTGCCGGAGGAGTTTGTTGCGGAACAATTGAGGTCTGTGCTGACGGACATGCAGGTTGATGTG GTAAAAACTGGTATGCTCCCTTCTATTGGCGTGGTCAAAGTTTTGTGTCGTGTACTGAAAGAATATAAAGTTCAAG CTCTAGTGGTTGATCCTGTTATGGCATCTACAAGCGGGGATGTACTAGCCAATTCTTCCATCCTTGCTGGTCTTTG GGAGGAACTTCTACCGATGGCTGATATAGTAACCCCAAACTTGAAAGAGGCATCCGCGTTACTTGGTGGTGTGAAACTTACAACAATTGCTGATATGCATTCTGCTGCAAAATCAATTCACGATTTCGGTCCACG aCATGTGCTTGTCAAAGGTGGCGATCTACCTGCTTCATTAGATGCTGTGGATGTTCTGTTTGATG GAATCAATTTTCACGAGTTTCGTGCATCACGTATACAAACTCGTAATACACACGGAACTGGTTGCACTCTTGCGTCATGTATAGCGGCTGAGTTAGCTAAAGGTTCTCCTATGTTACAAGCTGTTCAG GTAGCAAAAAACTATGTTGAGACCGCCTTGAATTACAGTAAAGACATCACGATTGGAAGTGGGCCTCAAGGTCCATTTGATCACCTGTTAAAGCTAAAGCATAATTTTTCTAGCTCCTCTAGACGAAGGGGTTTTAGTCCAGATGACCTCCTCTTGTATGCTGTTACAGATTCAGGAATGAACAAAAGGTGGGGCAGATCCATTCCTGATGCTGTAAAAGCTGCCATAGAAGGTGGAGCAACAATCATTCAGTTGAG GGAAAAAGAGGCTGATACCCGAGAATTTGTGGAGTTAGCTAAGGCATCTCTAGAAATCTGTCGTTCCCATGGAGTACCTTTATTGATAAATGATCGAGTTGATGTTGCCCTTGCATCTGATGCCGATGGTGTTCATGTTGGCCAGTCTGACATGTCACCGCGTGTTGTCCGTTCTCTTCTTGGCCCGGATAAAATAATTGGAGTCTCTTGCAAAACCCCAGAGCAAGCTCTACAAGCATGGAGCGACACTGCAGATTATATTGGCAGTGGCGGTGTTTTCCCAACATCAACAAAGGCAAATAATAGAACTATCGGTTTGGATGGTCTGAAGACTGTCTGTTTGGGTTCAAAATTACCTGTTGTCGCCATTGGTGGTATTGGCATTGGAAATGCAGGTTCTGTTATGGAAATCGGTGTCCCTAATCTAAAAGGTGTCGCAGTTGTATCAGCACTATTTGATCGTGAATGTGTTACAACTGAAACCAGAAAACTGCATTCAGTACTAACAGATGTCCTTTCAACACAGGCATCCAAATAA